In Thermosynechococcus sichuanensis E542, a single genomic region encodes these proteins:
- a CDS encoding ArsJ-associated glyceraldehyde-3-phosphate dehydrogenase, whose protein sequence is MGVSIGINGFGRIGRLVLRAAWGWPELDFRHINEIKGGTTAAAHLLEFDSVHGRWPQSIQAKEGAIAINDQIISFSEAKNPAEVPWQERGVEIVLECSGKFRTAEQLAAYFAAGVKKVIVAAPVKEQALNIVMGVNDHLYNPQTHHLLTAASCTTNCLAPVVKVIHETFGIRHGLVTTIHNVTNTQTVVDAPHKDLRRARSSLMSLVPTTTGSATAIGLIYPELQGKLNGLAVRVPLLNASLTDCVFEVSRPTTVAEVNAALKAAAGELKGILGYEERPLVSIDYCNDPRSSIVDALSTMVVDETQVKILAWYDNEWGYSNRMAELARRVATTLP, encoded by the coding sequence ATGGGCGTTAGCATTGGTATCAACGGCTTTGGCCGCATTGGTCGCTTGGTTTTGCGTGCCGCATGGGGTTGGCCTGAACTGGATTTTCGCCACATCAACGAGATTAAGGGAGGCACGACCGCTGCCGCCCATTTGCTAGAGTTTGACTCGGTTCATGGTCGTTGGCCACAGTCTATCCAAGCTAAGGAGGGGGCGATCGCCATCAACGATCAGATCATTAGCTTTTCGGAAGCAAAAAACCCGGCAGAGGTGCCTTGGCAAGAACGGGGAGTTGAGATTGTTCTGGAATGCTCCGGTAAATTCCGTACCGCTGAGCAACTGGCGGCCTACTTTGCAGCCGGGGTGAAAAAAGTCATTGTTGCTGCTCCCGTCAAAGAACAGGCGCTTAACATTGTCATGGGCGTCAATGACCATCTCTACAATCCCCAAACACACCACTTGCTCACCGCCGCCTCCTGTACAACCAACTGCCTTGCCCCCGTCGTTAAGGTAATTCACGAAACCTTCGGCATTCGCCACGGCTTGGTTACCACGATCCACAATGTCACAAACACGCAAACCGTGGTGGATGCGCCCCATAAAGATTTGCGCCGTGCCCGCTCTAGCCTCATGTCTCTCGTGCCGACAACCACCGGTTCAGCCACTGCAATTGGTCTGATTTATCCGGAACTCCAAGGCAAACTCAATGGCTTGGCTGTGCGGGTGCCCCTGTTGAATGCGTCCCTCACCGACTGCGTTTTTGAAGTCAGCCGCCCCACCACTGTGGCCGAAGTCAATGCAGCCCTGAAGGCTGCTGCTGGAGAACTCAAGGGCATTCTTGGTTATGAGGAGCGCCCCCTTGTTTCCATTGACTACTGCAACGATCCCCGTTCCAGCATTGTGGATGCCCTCTCCACCATGGTTGTGGATGAAACACAGGTAAAAATTCTCGCGTGGTACGACAACGAATGGGGCTACAGCAACCGCATGGCCGAATTAGCTCGCCGCGTCGCCACGACTTTGCCCTAA
- a CDS encoding DUF4033 domain-containing protein, with protein sequence MPPESLNWLERWCLARLIRAIASVIGVAPQRFDYVGFIEITRQVKQGRSPAQQQAIVARVFDRLVPPVISTLVRTLFRPTRWVCEWNAWFATRLTGWLVGTSDRYWVEVIPPDQPRQWQQSGVRIQKCRYLAESQCVALCMNLCKKPTEQFFRQRFGIPLTMTPNFSNYSCEMVFGTPAQPIPEPTLPPCWDDPKQTPCPHV encoded by the coding sequence ATGCCGCCTGAGTCCCTCAACTGGCTAGAGCGCTGGTGCTTGGCTCGCCTCATTCGCGCGATCGCCAGTGTCATTGGGGTTGCGCCACAGCGATTCGACTACGTCGGCTTTATTGAAATCACACGGCAAGTAAAGCAGGGGCGATCGCCCGCGCAGCAGCAGGCCATTGTGGCCAGGGTCTTTGATCGGTTAGTCCCGCCGGTTATTAGCACCTTGGTACGCACCCTCTTTCGCCCGACCCGTTGGGTCTGTGAGTGGAATGCGTGGTTTGCCACCCGCCTCACGGGCTGGTTAGTGGGGACCAGCGATCGCTACTGGGTCGAGGTCATTCCCCCGGATCAGCCGCGCCAGTGGCAGCAGAGTGGGGTGCGCATCCAAAAATGCCGCTATCTTGCTGAATCCCAATGTGTGGCACTGTGTATGAACCTGTGCAAAAAGCCCACGGAGCAATTTTTTCGGCAGCGATTCGGCATTCCCCTAACCATGACGCCCAACTTTAGCAACTACAGTTGTGAGATGGTCTTTGGTACCCCCGCCCAGCCAATTCCTGAACCGACGCTGCCCCCGTGTTGGGATGATCCGAAGCAAACCCCCTGCCCCCACGTTTAA
- a CDS encoding class I SAM-dependent methyltransferase: MTSAAEITAAVRQLYNTYPFPPEPLLDEPPPGYNWRWSWPAAYSFCTGRYPSQLDVAILDAGCGTGVGTEYLAHLNPQAKITALDLSEGALEIARERCRRSGATNVQFHHLSLEDVTQLGQTFQMINCVGVLHHLPDPQRGIQALADVLAPGGILHIFVYGERGRWEIKLMQQAIALLQGGDRHNYREGVAIGRQLFAALPENNRLKKREQERWSLENQRDECFADMYVHPQEIDYTIASLFDLIAASGLEFVGFSNPQVWQLERLLGSQPELLQRAQQLDPIQQYQLIECLDPEAMTHFEFFLAKPPLPRYDWSEDAALLAAIPWRHPCLDGWPGACVFNCHYDVVQLNQAEQQFLTHATGQKTVAELLAEQPDFNLAGVRSLLERNLLLLGLKE; the protein is encoded by the coding sequence ATGACCTCAGCGGCTGAGATTACCGCTGCTGTGCGGCAGCTATACAATACCTATCCTTTTCCGCCGGAACCCCTCCTTGATGAACCACCACCGGGGTACAACTGGCGTTGGTCTTGGCCGGCGGCCTATAGCTTTTGCACAGGACGCTATCCCTCCCAGTTGGACGTTGCCATCCTCGATGCTGGCTGTGGCACCGGTGTGGGGACGGAATATCTCGCCCACTTGAATCCCCAAGCAAAGATTACTGCTTTGGATCTCAGTGAGGGTGCTTTGGAGATTGCCCGCGAACGCTGCCGCCGATCCGGTGCCACCAATGTCCAATTTCACCACCTGAGCCTAGAGGATGTAACCCAACTGGGGCAGACGTTCCAGATGATTAACTGTGTCGGCGTTCTGCACCACCTGCCCGATCCGCAGCGGGGGATTCAAGCCCTTGCCGATGTCCTTGCCCCCGGCGGCATTTTGCATATCTTTGTCTATGGTGAACGCGGTCGCTGGGAAATTAAGCTGATGCAGCAGGCCATTGCCTTGCTTCAGGGAGGCGATCGCCACAACTATCGCGAGGGAGTGGCCATTGGCCGCCAACTTTTTGCCGCATTGCCCGAGAATAATCGCCTGAAAAAGCGAGAGCAGGAGCGCTGGAGCCTCGAAAATCAGCGGGATGAATGTTTTGCCGATATGTATGTGCATCCCCAAGAAATTGACTACACGATCGCCAGCCTCTTTGACCTCATTGCTGCCTCTGGCCTAGAATTCGTTGGCTTTTCCAATCCCCAAGTTTGGCAGTTGGAGCGACTATTGGGCAGCCAGCCCGAACTGTTGCAACGGGCACAACAATTAGATCCAATCCAGCAATACCAGCTCATTGAATGCCTAGACCCTGAGGCAATGACCCACTTTGAGTTCTTTTTAGCCAAGCCGCCGCTGCCCCGTTACGATTGGTCTGAGGATGCGGCTCTGCTGGCGGCCATTCCGTGGCGACACCCCTGCTTAGACGGTTGGCCGGGTGCCTGTGTCTTTAACTGTCACTATGACGTGGTTCAGCTCAACCAAGCTGAGCAGCAATTCCTGACGCACGCGACGGGTCAAAAAACTGTGGCTGAGTTGCTAGCTGAGCAGCCAGACTTCAATCTTGCGGGGGTGCGATCGCTCCTTGAGCGGAACTTACTTCTTTTAGGATTAAAAGAATGA
- the ygfZ gene encoding CAF17-like 4Fe-4S cluster assembly/insertion protein YgfZ, translated as MTDLLETVSTSGAVYDCSHWGRLRLTGGDRLKFLHNQSSNNCLVLQPGQGADTVFLTSTARTLDLATLLVHQEWVDLLVSPQRREFLLQWLDKYIFFGDDVQVSDRTAESYCYRVFGGVAERIAAQFGLEKLANPYSHVTISHEGSLLTLAATSGLAIAGLTLWSDRPLSDLLNPYPQLSDADWEHLRIRQGRPAADAELTEEYNPLEARLGHTISFNKGCYIGQETIARLNTYQGVKQHLWGLELSAAVTPPTPLLLDSEKVGLLTSCTPLENGAFGLGYVRTKVGGTGLGLHTPEGVIVQVVEVPFLRTVA; from the coding sequence ATGACGGATCTACTGGAAACGGTCTCTACAAGCGGTGCAGTCTATGATTGCAGTCATTGGGGACGCCTCCGCCTCACGGGGGGCGATCGCCTGAAGTTTTTGCACAATCAAAGCTCCAATAACTGCCTTGTCCTGCAACCCGGCCAAGGGGCTGACACCGTTTTCCTGACCTCGACCGCCCGCACCCTTGATCTTGCCACCCTCCTTGTTCATCAAGAGTGGGTGGATCTCTTGGTATCTCCGCAGCGCCGCGAGTTTCTCCTGCAATGGCTTGATAAGTACATTTTCTTTGGCGACGATGTTCAGGTGAGCGATCGCACCGCTGAGAGCTACTGCTATCGAGTTTTTGGGGGCGTTGCCGAAAGGATCGCTGCCCAGTTTGGTCTAGAAAAATTGGCCAATCCCTACAGTCATGTCACGATCAGTCACGAAGGTTCTCTCCTAACCCTTGCGGCCACTAGTGGTCTCGCCATTGCCGGTTTGACCCTGTGGAGCGATCGCCCCCTCAGCGATTTACTCAATCCCTATCCCCAACTGAGTGATGCCGACTGGGAGCACCTACGCATCCGCCAAGGCCGCCCCGCCGCCGATGCCGAACTCACCGAAGAGTACAACCCCCTCGAAGCACGGCTAGGGCATACGATTTCTTTTAATAAGGGCTGTTATATCGGCCAAGAGACGATCGCTCGCCTGAATACCTACCAAGGGGTCAAACAACATCTCTGGGGACTGGAATTAAGTGCCGCAGTGACACCCCCCACTCCCTTACTCTTAGACAGTGAAAAAGTGGGTCTCCTCACCAGTTGTACTCCCCTCGAGAATGGTGCCTTTGGCCTCGGCTATGTGCGCACAAAAGTTGGCGGTACTGGTTTAGGGTTGCACACCCCAGAGGGCGTGATTGTCCAAGTGGTCGAGGTGCCATTCTTAAGAACTGTTGCCTGA
- a CDS encoding thiamine phosphate synthase, translated as MQNLAPGSEGQRIRRILDANLDRAREGLRVIEEWCRFGCEDAALSAECKDLRQTLGRYHTPELRAARQTDQDPGTALSHPQERDRQTLSEVLTANFARVQEALRVIEEYAKLTDTELSDTAKALRYRVYILEQALILNPRHARARQLQQAKLYLVTAPSDRLLEIVEAALKGGLPLVQYRDKTSDDHTRLTTARQLQALCQRYGALFLVNDRVDIAVGANADGVHLGQTDIPIELARQILGGDRLVGRSTTNPQELERAIAEGADYVGVGPIFATPTKPAKAAVGFDYLQYARKHAPMPQFAIGGIDLSNIDAVVKAGATQVAVVRAIMEAADPETTTRELLRRLSQGEPS; from the coding sequence ATGCAAAATTTAGCTCCCGGATCTGAGGGGCAACGCATCCGGCGGATTCTCGATGCCAACCTTGACCGTGCCCGTGAAGGGCTGCGGGTGATTGAGGAGTGGTGCCGCTTTGGCTGTGAAGATGCGGCTCTGAGTGCAGAATGTAAAGATTTGCGCCAAACCCTTGGCCGCTACCATACTCCAGAGTTACGGGCGGCACGACAAACGGATCAGGATCCGGGGACTGCTTTAAGTCATCCCCAAGAGCGCGATCGCCAAACCCTCAGCGAGGTGCTCACGGCTAACTTTGCCCGTGTCCAAGAAGCGCTACGGGTGATTGAGGAGTATGCGAAATTAACGGATACTGAGCTGAGTGACACCGCTAAAGCCCTACGCTATCGTGTTTACATTCTGGAGCAAGCCCTGATCCTCAACCCACGCCACGCTCGAGCGCGACAACTGCAACAGGCAAAGCTTTATCTGGTGACTGCCCCCAGCGATCGCCTGCTGGAAATTGTGGAAGCTGCTTTGAAGGGGGGATTGCCCCTTGTGCAATACCGCGACAAGACCAGTGATGATCACACCCGCCTAACCACGGCTCGCCAGTTGCAAGCGCTCTGCCAACGCTACGGTGCCCTGTTTTTGGTCAACGATCGCGTGGATATTGCTGTGGGCGCCAATGCTGATGGTGTCCACCTCGGACAAACGGATATTCCCATCGAACTGGCTCGGCAAATTTTAGGGGGCGATCGCCTTGTGGGACGCTCGACCACAAACCCGCAAGAATTGGAGCGTGCCATTGCTGAAGGTGCTGATTATGTCGGCGTGGGGCCGATTTTTGCCACTCCGACTAAACCCGCTAAAGCGGCGGTGGGCTTTGACTATCTCCAATACGCCCGCAAACACGCCCCGATGCCGCAGTTTGCCATTGGTGGTATTGACCTGAGCAACATTGATGCGGTTGTCAAGGCAGGGGCGACGCAGGTGGCCGTTGTCCGCGCCATTATGGAGGCGGCTGATCCAGAGACAACCACCCGCGAATTATTACGACGCTTATCCCAAGGGGAACCATCATGA
- a CDS encoding DNA methyltransferase, with the protein MLKNSQDTTVPKDNGNINKIDEQDRAFHSWYRFVLSYPPHLVRDYIEDFGLNTESVILDPFCGTGTTLVESKLRGIPSLGTEANPFAHFATSVKTDWQVDPDLLYSHSCDVAELALDILRQQGIEDAVPFEGNIADLPLRQLAPEQHQLILAGSISPIPLHKVLVLLEGLEKCKVEKVYRHQLLAIAHILVFAVSNLRFGPEVGVGKPKVDAPVISAWLAKIGEMAEDLRQVNGQNHAPAHVYLADARCPDRVLPPRSVDAVITSPPYPNEKDYTRTTRLESVVLGFIKTKADLQAFKRGLIRSNTRNVYKADDDDQWIQDHPEIQAIADAIERRRIELGKTSGFEKLYSRVTKLYFGGMARHLAALRSLLRPNAQLAYVVGDQASYLRVMIRTGQLLADIAQALGYEVVRTDLFRTRFASATKEQLREEVVILRWKG; encoded by the coding sequence TTGCTTAAAAATTCTCAGGATACAACCGTCCCTAAAGACAACGGCAATATCAACAAGATAGATGAGCAAGACCGCGCCTTTCATAGCTGGTATCGGTTTGTGCTCTCCTACCCGCCCCATCTGGTGAGGGACTACATAGAAGACTTCGGCTTGAATACAGAGAGTGTCATCCTCGACCCCTTTTGTGGCACAGGTACAACGCTGGTTGAATCAAAGCTGCGGGGCATCCCCTCATTGGGTACCGAAGCCAATCCATTTGCCCATTTTGCAACATCAGTGAAGACGGATTGGCAGGTTGATCCTGATTTACTCTACAGTCACTCCTGTGATGTGGCAGAACTTGCCCTTGACATTCTGCGGCAGCAAGGGATAGAGGACGCGGTTCCCTTTGAGGGGAATATTGCTGACCTACCATTACGCCAACTCGCTCCAGAACAACATCAACTTATCCTTGCGGGGTCAATCAGTCCGATTCCTTTACACAAGGTATTGGTACTCCTTGAGGGCTTGGAGAAATGCAAAGTAGAAAAGGTCTATCGGCATCAATTGCTGGCGATCGCCCACATTCTGGTTTTTGCCGTGAGTAATCTGCGCTTTGGCCCTGAAGTGGGTGTCGGTAAACCTAAAGTTGATGCGCCAGTGATTAGTGCTTGGCTTGCCAAGATTGGTGAGATGGCGGAGGATTTGCGGCAAGTCAACGGTCAAAATCATGCCCCTGCCCACGTCTATCTGGCAGATGCGCGATGTCCTGATAGAGTATTACCGCCGCGGTCTGTTGATGCGGTGATTACGTCACCCCCTTACCCCAACGAAAAGGACTACACCAGAACAACTCGCCTTGAATCGGTGGTATTGGGCTTTATCAAAACCAAGGCGGATTTACAAGCCTTTAAGAGGGGGCTGATCCGTTCTAACACCCGCAATGTCTATAAAGCCGATGATGACGATCAGTGGATTCAAGATCACCCCGAAATTCAAGCCATTGCCGACGCCATTGAACGTCGCAGAATTGAACTGGGTAAAACCTCTGGCTTTGAGAAACTCTACAGCAGAGTAACCAAACTCTATTTTGGTGGTATGGCGCGTCACTTGGCTGCCCTGCGATCGCTCCTGCGTCCCAATGCCCAACTGGCCTACGTCGTCGGTGATCAAGCCTCTTATTTGCGGGTGATGATTCGCACGGGTCAGTTATTGGCTGACATTGCCCAAGCCCTTGGTTATGAGGTTGTGCGCACAGATCTCTTCCGCACACGGTTTGCCAGTGCCACTAAGGAGCAACTGCGAGAAGAAGTGGTGATCCTACGCTGGAAAGGCTAG
- a CDS encoding SPOR domain-containing protein has protein sequence MSRFSIHSQPWLNPLCLILMGWGTPVLAAEPIPIPVPPPEVNTVIPIPVPPPEVSTAPIPSPPPQRLDNSLKRLPVPSGPIPMGFVGNDRAMNQLPPPPDIVDTDLTPLAPVAPRTRFRVIVLDLREDDVANQERLRSLVPDVIPITLGQRRALQVGSFQNEANASEMRAFMEVNGFRAEIQRLP, from the coding sequence ATGAGCCGTTTCAGCATTCACTCCCAGCCGTGGTTGAATCCCCTATGTTTGATCCTAATGGGTTGGGGGACGCCCGTATTGGCCGCAGAACCGATTCCTATCCCCGTGCCACCGCCAGAGGTCAATACCGTCATCCCGATTCCTGTGCCGCCACCAGAGGTGAGCACGGCTCCCATTCCTAGCCCACCGCCCCAACGATTGGACAATTCCCTCAAACGATTGCCGGTGCCCAGTGGCCCGATTCCGATGGGCTTTGTTGGCAATGACCGAGCGATGAATCAATTGCCCCCCCCACCCGATATTGTTGACACCGATTTGACCCCGCTTGCTCCCGTAGCCCCCAGAACGCGGTTTCGGGTGATTGTTTTGGATCTGCGGGAGGATGATGTGGCCAACCAAGAACGTCTGCGATCGCTCGTTCCCGACGTGATACCCATTACCCTTGGCCAGCGCCGCGCCCTGCAGGTGGGGAGCTTTCAAAACGAGGCCAATGCCAGCGAAATGCGCGCCTTTATGGAGGTCAATGGCTTTCGTGCTGAGATTCAACGGCTCCCTTAA